One stretch of Miscanthus floridulus cultivar M001 chromosome 18, ASM1932011v1, whole genome shotgun sequence DNA includes these proteins:
- the LOC136519458 gene encoding DNA (cytosine-5)-methyltransferase 1-like, whose amino-acid sequence MEDADDGADRDAPTGNRLQSTARKERPNKGKPKGSAEAQEPAAADDDVCTEEPYSEEMVEEAAALEVEEEKAKAGGGWSAEKVGGEEAGGTAELGEKGGCCGGPLRGGTEARPRGEAKMAGKVQYQVSHSMA is encoded by the coding sequence ATGGAGGATGCGGACGACGGGGCCGATCGCGACGCGCCAACCGGCAACCGCCTCCAGAGCACAGCGAGGAAGGAGAGGCCAAACAAGGGGAAACCGAAGGGGTCGGCGGAGGCGCAGGAGCCAGCGGCTGCCGACGACGATGTGTGCACGGAGGAGCCATACTCGGAGGAGATGGTGGAAGAAGCGGCCGCGTTGGAAGTCGAGGAGGAGAAGGCCAAGGCCGGAGGAGGATGGTCGGCGGAGAAGGTTGGGGGCGAGGAAGCGGGTGGCACGGCCGAGCTCGGAGAGAAGGGCGGATGCTGCGGAGGACCACTTCGTGGGGGAACCGAAGCCAGACCACGAGGCGAAGCAAAGATGGCCGGAAAGGTACAATACCAG